In Cyanobacterium stanieri LEGE 03274, the genomic window CATTGGGGGCAGGGGTAACGGCTGAGGAGTTATTTTCTGGGGTGGGGTTATTAAAAAAGGGTAGGTTAACCTTGGGAAATAATGGTTTTGTTAAATCAACATTGGCTAATACACTACCAAAAATTGTGCCTAAACCAATACCAACGATGGCAAGGCGAAAAATATTGTTAATGATGACGTTAACCATACTTTCGGGGGGTTTAGATTTTGAGGGGGAATATGTCATCACCTTTTGACTAGGGAATGGAGTGACGGAGGAGGTGGAAGGGGCAGAAATATCTTTTTTAATTTTTGATGATGAAGATTTGCTCTGAAATTTATTTACCTTACTTTTAGATTGATATTTTGCCACTTTCTTCCTTCCCTTGTTTCATTTTATTTTATGTGTAATTTTAGCGATGATTTTTGAAAAAAGCATTCTCTTTTAGGGATTTATTTTTAATTCTCCCTGGGCATCATCGTCAAGAAACCAGATTAATTCTCCTTGGGGTTGAATCATTTTACTGGGATATTCATGGGGATTACTATCTTTACTGAATACTTCCTTAAGGGCGTTTTGTTTATTGCTACCTGACACCAGAAAGATAACACATTGGGATGAGTTGATCAGAGGGGAGCTGAAGGTTAGTCTGAGGCTATCTTGTTTATTGCCAACGGTGATGAGATTTTCTTTATTTTTGAGGGCTTGGGTATGGGGAAACAAGGAGGCGGTATGTCCATCATCTCCCATACCTAGTAGAATGATGTCAAAGGCGGGAAAGCCTTGGGGGCATTGGAAAAAGTTTCTTATTTCTTGCTCATGTTTGAGGGCATCTTCTTGGGGGTTGTTGCCTGTGGTGGGCATGGGGTGGATATTTTCTGGGGGTATATCAACTTTATTTAACCATGCTTCTTTTGCCATTTTTTGATTACTGTCTGGGTGGTTGGGTGCTACATAACGTTCATCTCCCCAAAATATGTGCATTTTATCCCATGGTAACTGTTTAAGGGCGATCGCCTCGTAAATGGGTTTGGGAGTGCTACCCCCGGCAAGGGCAATGGTGCAAATTCCTTTTTGAGTAATGGTATCTTGAATTTTTTCGATGATAAATTCTTGGGCTGAGGCAATTAAGGCACTCTTGCTAGGAAAAACTTTGATGTCGCTCATAACCGTATTGATAACTTCAAATCCTAGGTTAATTCATTTTTGAGATTTATTGCATCAAAAAAGATAAGGCTTTTTCTAGGTAACGAGGTTCGATAAAATAATCATTCTTAGAACTTTTCCCCTTTGGTTTTGTGGGGGGAATGGTTTCACCGATAATATAATGATGTTCTAGGTTAGCTACATGGGCAAGACTAAAAAAATATTCCCTTAAATGCCCTGTGGAGATAAATTCTAAGATTTTTGTTTGGGGTTGACAAAACACGAGATTAGCTAGGGCAGCCCCATGGGGGGTAATAATAATAGATGCTTCGTGAAATGTCTGAGGTTGATTAATATCGTTTTCAGGTAAATAATACTCAAATCCTAAGGGGGCTAACATCTGATAAATTTGCTCATCATTAACTATTTTCCTCGTGCCTGTTTTGCGGGGAATATATAATAGGCGATGGGGTTTACAGGGGGATAAATTAACCCTTGTTTGCATAAAGTTAACCATCCAATGGGGGTGATGACGATCTAAACTAGGATGGGTAGTGGCGATGAGTGTTTTTGCTTGAATTCCTTTTTCTTTTTGCGCCCAAATACATTTGGATTTATCAAGCCCCATTTGCTCAAAAATATACCAAGCGTTGGTAGAGATGGGCTTATTCATAAAGATATAATCTACATCTTTCAAATTAAATCCTGCTTTCTCAAATAGATGTAGTCGAGGTATGGCATCTAACAAAAAATGATAGTAAGTATCTGAGGCGTTACTCATTAATGATAAACAAGTGCCATCTAAATATTCAACGGGGTATTTTTCTTTGGGTAAGTTGGCATGGACTAATCTTTGACGATGATAGGAGGTATCAATCATGAAATAATCGTCTTTTGTTAGTACGTAGCCTTGGGTATGTAATACTTGCCCTTGGGGAATTTTAAACACGCCTGTGGGGGGAATTCGTGATTTTAAGTTTTTGCTAAAGTTGAATTTATCTTTACCCCAGTTGTGGGTTTTGGCTCTTTTGTGGGGGTATTTTTGTTCTGGATATACTTCTATCCAAGTACCGCCTTTTTGCTGATAAGTTTGATAGTCTATCCATTTTTTGGCTATGCCTGATGGCCCACCATATTTAAGGGAGGGGTTTAAAGTACATTTAATTTGATGGAAAATTTTTCTTTTAAGTTGCCTTAGCTTCTCCATATACTTTTCCACTGCCCTAATTCCAATGTTTAATATTTTTTTCCACCATGATCATATAATCTAACACCCAACACTTAAAACGCAACACTTGATTAAATGATTTTTTCTAGGCCATAAACTAAAGATTTTAGCTCGGTGATTTTACGGATAGACAACAAAACCCCTGGCATATAACAGGAGCGATCGCTGGTATCATGTCTTAGGGTGTAAATTTGTCCTGCTGCACCGAAAATGATTTCTTGGTGGGCTATTAATCCTGGGAGACGCACACTGTGGAGACGAATATTATCACCGCAGACAC contains:
- the pgl gene encoding 6-phosphogluconolactonase codes for the protein MSDIKVFPSKSALIASAQEFIIEKIQDTITQKGICTIALAGGSTPKPIYEAIALKQLPWDKMHIFWGDERYVAPNHPDSNQKMAKEAWLNKVDIPPENIHPMPTTGNNPQEDALKHEQEIRNFFQCPQGFPAFDIILLGMGDDGHTASLFPHTQALKNKENLITVGNKQDSLRLTFSSPLINSSQCVIFLVSGSNKQNALKEVFSKDSNPHEYPSKMIQPQGELIWFLDDDAQGELKINP
- a CDS encoding glycosyltransferase family 61 protein, translated to MEKLRQLKRKIFHQIKCTLNPSLKYGGPSGIAKKWIDYQTYQQKGGTWIEVYPEQKYPHKRAKTHNWGKDKFNFSKNLKSRIPPTGVFKIPQGQVLHTQGYVLTKDDYFMIDTSYHRQRLVHANLPKEKYPVEYLDGTCLSLMSNASDTYYHFLLDAIPRLHLFEKAGFNLKDVDYIFMNKPISTNAWYIFEQMGLDKSKCIWAQKEKGIQAKTLIATTHPSLDRHHPHWMVNFMQTRVNLSPCKPHRLLYIPRKTGTRKIVNDEQIYQMLAPLGFEYYLPENDINQPQTFHEASIIITPHGAALANLVFCQPQTKILEFISTGHLREYFFSLAHVANLEHHYIIGETIPPTKPKGKSSKNDYFIEPRYLEKALSFLMQ